A genomic segment from Streptomyces antibioticus encodes:
- a CDS encoding sensor histidine kinase, whose translation MSLFWRIFGLNALVLGAATALLLWAPVTVSVPVLLTEAVILVGGLAVMLVANAALLRWGLAPLDRLTGLMATVDLLRPGQRLPVPGGGDPENGDPAGGGRGGEVPELIRTFNAMLDRLEHERATASARVLLAQEAERRRIAQELHDEVGQSMTAILLVLGRAADDAPEPLRAQLHQAQEITRSSLDEVRRLVRRLRPGVLEDLGLVSALTSLTHDFATHTGLRVVRRFDADLPALDPEAELVLYRVAQESLTNTARHADAGRVDVSLRGADEAMVLEIADDGRGTEVACEGAGIRGMRERALLAGATLDITSTPGTGTRIRLTTPAPRKQH comes from the coding sequence GTGTCGCTGTTCTGGCGGATCTTCGGGCTCAACGCCCTGGTGCTGGGTGCCGCGACGGCGCTCCTGCTCTGGGCGCCGGTGACCGTCTCCGTGCCGGTGCTGCTGACCGAGGCCGTCATCCTGGTGGGCGGCCTCGCCGTCATGCTGGTCGCCAACGCCGCCCTGCTGCGCTGGGGCCTCGCGCCGCTGGACCGGCTGACGGGTCTGATGGCCACCGTCGATCTGCTGCGCCCCGGACAGCGGCTGCCCGTGCCCGGTGGCGGTGACCCGGAGAACGGCGACCCGGCGGGCGGCGGGCGCGGCGGCGAGGTTCCCGAGCTGATCCGCACCTTCAACGCCATGCTCGACCGGCTCGAACACGAGCGGGCCACGGCCAGCGCGCGCGTGCTGCTCGCGCAGGAGGCCGAGCGCCGCCGGATCGCGCAGGAGCTGCACGACGAGGTCGGGCAGAGCATGACCGCGATCCTGCTGGTGCTGGGGCGTGCCGCGGACGACGCCCCCGAGCCGCTGCGCGCACAGCTCCACCAGGCCCAGGAGATCACCCGGAGCAGCCTGGACGAGGTCCGCCGGCTGGTCCGCCGACTGCGCCCCGGGGTCCTGGAGGACCTGGGGCTGGTCAGCGCGCTGACCTCGCTCACGCACGACTTCGCCACCCACACCGGGCTGCGTGTGGTGCGCCGCTTCGACGCCGATCTGCCCGCCCTGGACCCGGAGGCCGAGCTGGTCCTGTACCGGGTGGCCCAGGAGAGCCTGACGAACACCGCCCGGCACGCGGACGCCGGCCGGGTCGACGTGAGCCTGCGCGGCGCGGACGAGGCGATGGTGCTGGAGATCGCCGACGACGGCCGCGGCACCGAGGTCGCCTGCGAGGGCGCCGGCATCCGCGGGATGCGTGAACGGGCCCTGCTCGCCGGGGCCACCCTGGACATCACCTCGACGCCGGGCACCGGTACCCGGATCCGCCTCACCACCCCTGCCCCCAGGAAGCAGCACTGA